In the genome of Brachypodium distachyon strain Bd21 chromosome 3, Brachypodium_distachyon_v3.0, whole genome shotgun sequence, the window ctctcctctctcttcgTTCCCacgtagagagagagagggaaagagAGGAAGCCCCCAATATTTCCTTCTCTTTCATGCCAACAACAACCACATTTCGCCCCAATCTTTGCTGCAGATTTCGCCACGCATTTCTCTGCCTTTTGATTGATTCTTCTCCGTACCTCGGTTCAGGTAATTCGCAGATACCACACCAGATTTTAAAAATAATGTTGAATCTTGGATCTCGAATGTGTATGATGAGACGTTGCATGATTTGCATCTTCTTGGATTTGGAGTGTGCACGCATAATTTGATTTTCTGCTGAcagttccattttttttcttccgtgAACAACAAGGTTGCACACGTTCCTGCATTCTCCATCCTGGTGCCGCCTCTCAACAAACGAACAAAGAGTACGCCGGCTTTGCGCTCCATTCACCAAGGCTTGTTGGAAagatcaagctgtgtgatttGGGTGCCTTAGACAAGGATTTATGCTACAGTTGAGGTTTTCCAAGCTACCTGCTAGATGCGAATTTTGATGTACATCTGATCACCGTAATGGCTGCGAAAACCGGTGTGAGGTCCCAGGACTTGTCGCAGCAATTCTGGTCCACGCTGTCCCGGGCTCTCAGTGAGCTCTGCATAATCATACTGCTCCATGTggccgctgcagcttcatacGCGGCGACGGGGTTGGCGCGCATCAGCAAACTGAGGGCACCGTGCACCCTGTGCTCAAGGCTGGACCATGCGCTCCATGGCAAGCCATGGTTCTCTGCGGATCTGGTCTGCGCCGCCCATAGGTCCGAGATATCATCCCTGGCGTATTGCAGGAGCCATTGCAACCTTGCCCATTCTGATGATCTCTGCAAGAGATGCCTCGCTGCGTGCACCACATCGGGTTTCACCGATGAGGTTAACAACTCCCAGTCCGGGTTGAGATCGAGGCGGTCTTGCTCGTGCTGTTCGGAACCATTCAAGAAGTCGCGCAACGCGCAGAAGCTTTCTGTATCTGCAAACGTTGTGCAATCTTCGCAAACAGTGCATGGTTCTTCGGAAAGTAAGCAGAGGAGCAAAGTTGCTGTGGTTGACGAAAACAATCTTGCAATGCCAACCAAGGCTGTACCTGAACAGGATCATTCAAAAGAGAAGAGTAAGCTTAATTGGTCTACTTCTTCTGTTATCTCTAAATACGACATTAAAAAATCTGTTGCAAATGGATCATATTTTGGCTATGCACTGAGTGTATTCATATTGTTTTGATGTAGCATTTGTGGTGGGCATTGAGGAAGTCAGTGAATCAGATGGTGCTTCTGCAAATACCGGGACATCAAAGCCAACACCCAGTGGATCCGCCATCCCTTCTCGCATCTTCGTCGACCGCAACAGCAGCATAAAGAATACTTTCATCAGTAGGGTCAATCTGCCATCTCCTCGCCCATCCGAGATAATCTCTGCCAGGgacaacaactccaccactCAGCAAGAAGTGAAGGCACTCCTTACCCAGATGTCCTCCGTAAGGGGCATTGACTATTCTTGGAGTGAAGGAGCAACCAGTCCTGATACCAGTGCTTTCATTGATGAAAACAATGGTACCATCAGGAGACCATCTCTCGAGAGGAATTACTCCGTGCTGGAACCATCAGATGCCAACATCGGTGAAGCTGAAGGGGAGATCTCACTTGAGAGTTTGAAGCGACAGCTTGAGCTCAACAAGAAATCAATGAGTGCCCTTTACAAAGAACTCGACGAAGAACGGAGTGCTTCAGCGATTGCAGCTAGCCAGGCCATGGCCATGATCAACAGATTGCACCAGGAAAAGGCTGCGATGCAGATGGAAGCACTGCAATATCTTAGGATGATGGAAGAACAGGCTGATCATGACCATGAAGCGATACAGAATCTGCATGACCTGCTAacggagagggagaaagaaTTACTCGACATGGATGCTGAACTTGATAACTGCCGTAGGGTACTTCAGCATGAGCCATTCAATGGTGGGAAGTTTGATGATGCAAATACAATTGACAATACAAGTGGATATGACAGGGGTATGTCCTTCGACGTCTTGAATGGCTCGGATTTCGTTACTGGCTCAGATTTCGTGGCTGGCTCGGATTTTGTGGCGAGCTCCATGTCGGGTTTCGAAGACGAAAAGGCTTACATTTTGGAAGCTCTGGGCGGATTGGAGGAAAAGCTTCGCATTTCGACAGACAGGCTTGCTTCTGATGATGCCAACAAGAACCAAGGGGACAGAGTGTTTGGAGATCACACCGAGGATGAATCAACTTCTCTTGAGCAACCAGCTGAGGAGAACCGCAAGGATGAATGTTCGTGCTCTCCTTTCGACAGTGACAAAGTGAACGAGGTAACCAGTTTTAAGGATGAAATTTTACTCTTGGATACAAGAGTGAAGGCGCTAGAAGATGATCACGAGTTTCTCAAGCGGGTACTAAGTTCCCTAAAAGGTAGCACTGATGGGCTACAGTGTGTACGGGAGATAACCAGCCATTTACAGGAGCTGAGAAGAGTTGCTGTTCAATAAAGAGGAACATGTTTTGTCTTGAGGTGAGAACTCTTCTGAACGTCATTCTAAAAGCCGTGCATGAGTATTACTCACGGTTGTTAAGTTGACCTCTTATGAAAAGGAAAGCATGTTCTTTAGGTAAAAAATGCCCAAAATTAGTTTTTATTTCCTTATTTATCTCAGAATACTTTATCAACATATAAAATAATCCACCTATCAATTCTATGAGCTCATGTCATTTTGTTTTTCGTTTTAATTTCTTCTGCGTCAAATCCAAGCTGCAGATATTAGTATTTACTTTTGCCGACTCTGCCAACATCCGACTgaactgttgttgttctggcCTTTTTCCAGCAGTTTTTCTCACATGGAGATCTACAACCTAACGACGGCGTGTTGATCCAAGCTGGTGCAAGGCCATCCTCTGTTCTATGTTCCTGGTCTCACTAAATGTGAAAGGCAGCATCCACTCACTGACCAAACACCTCCATCTCTTGTGTTAACCTCCTTGTTGTTGCTTCTGTCACCAATTCAGCAAACTACTGacacaaaagaagataaaaaacAACTCTAACTCTCTTGTAGTTCACCCGATGAGTGCTGAAAATTAGCAGCAAGTTTGTAACTGTACATGTGACGAAATGCTTTGTGGTTCTTGCTAAGGGGAGTTAACTATAGTGACATGAAATGGTGTTCATGTCAAATCAGTGGGTGTTCCTTGCTTTTCCAGGATGCAACGTTTTTCTGTCCTCATCTCTATCTACATTTCTACAAACTTCAGATTTCGTACATCCTACTGATTTTCTGAGGTTTTCTTTTCGGTTGTGGTGATAATTTTTCGTCAagaaaacatgcatatgtttcAAAAAAAGTTTATCACGTATTATCCACCTTGTCTGTAAACAAGTCCTGAGCATATGGTGGTAAATTAGATGTAAATTCAATTTTTGTAAACTGACACAACTTTCCGGTCCAAATTCAATTCACTCATGTAGAAACATAAGAGAAGCCCAGATGTAAATAATGGCAAATCCGAAATAGAAGGACTTTCTATattcctttttgtttctatATTGGATCGAATTGGCAACAGAAGATGCATGTTGTGCTATATTTTTTCCGAATTTTCCATGAGCATTAGATATGCCTATTAATAAAAATACACCTAAATATGTACAAGCAATATGTCTCTTGAATCGTCATGTGTCAAACAAGTGAAGGGGTGGGGTAGGGTGGGGTGTTGAGTGGAACCATGACGCACTAGCCGGCCATTAGGGATCATCTCCTTTGAAACTACATAGACTAATAAGtggcccgtgcgttgctacggaatacaattcaaacattttgttttcgttTTAGCCATGGGTATATGATTTTGCACCTCTAGCCCGAAAGAAAACAAGGTATCATGTCTCCATGTTTCTACTATCTGCCCCCGCCAGCTTAGATTTAGCATGTCATCATGCCACTACACTTAGCATCTCGTTGTCATTACGAGCACACCATTCTTCTCTTCGGCGATAGATGGCAGCACATTGTGTGTTTCACCTTATTATGGATCTAAAAGTGTAGGGCAAAGATACCAAAGAGAATTTCATATTTGCCACTGAAATTTTGCCCATTTGCCCAATGCCactcagaatttttttttccaaatttgCCACTCAAAATTTGCACGGGGTACAAATATGTCACTACCGTTAATTGAccgctagttgaccgttaaaTAAGAgactaaaatatttttttgctcTAGATagtatgtttattttttctttacaaCAAAATACTCATTTTAGAGAACTATAATTTCAGGTTTTTAAGATGTATTTCGGAGTaagtttcagaagaaaaaaaatgagtaaTGAAGATTTTGGCatgaaaaaattgaaaatttcaGCAACACTTTCCAAGATCAGGCATGAGTGAGTAAATGGTGCGTTCCTGACATTTTAGAGAACTTTCGAATGTGCTGAACTTTCGGAAGTGCTgaagttttcaatttttcacaCCAAAAAGCTAGCGAGGTTGGACTTGAGTCTATGCTGTGTATAGCTAGCCATTGTGGTGCACAGCAGCTTTTCTCAAATCTGGCTGGCAAAGTTTTCTCCATGTGACAACAAGGTATCCGTCAGCTGCTATGTGCTGCGCTGCAGGCTGAAGAAAAACTACGTTCCTTAGATTACAACAACAATCGTCGTCCTTCATTGGAGGAGCAATTCTTGATTGGGCTCAACAGAGACAGCTATCTATGCTGGTCATTATTActtatttcaatttttttgttaaaactTACTCCGAAATAGTTTGTTATTGACATCACAAAAGGGGTGCACGATAACTTTGTCGGCCAGCTCTAGATCAATCAGCCGTGCAATAACTTGAAATAGAAACCACCATAAACCAGCCAATAAAAATTCCCCACGGAGCTTCAATCTCAATTCACAATGGTGAAGCAAACATTCAGACAAGCGATATACTGCTTACGGATTGGTTCAATCCAAACACAACTTTTTATGACGAAAAAATCATCCACTTTTCTCAATCGTTTATTACCTACCGTAGCATACCCGCACGTACCCTTAATAGCCGCGTTCTGGTTTTTTGAAAGAACTGGCTTATGCATTCTAATTAAATGGTTCTTATATCTAATTGGTCATCTGCTCTGCAACATACTATCGCACATGTCATAAAAATATCGCCAGTTGATTCACGGAAATAAAACATGATTGCTAAATTGAGTTGGCAAGTTTGAAACTACGTAGATGTGACATCCGTCGTCCTTTCAATATTTCGAACTGATGCTAGAAACTATATATTTCAGATTCGAACCTAATAGTCCACTTGTGTCCAActgacaatgtccatattcaataaattttttaagaaacacaatacaaacgcagacgctcacaacacgcgcTTGTACTCACCCTTATGAAAATACACACGCACGCTCTATCCTTATGAGCATCTCCGAGAGACTGATCTGGTAGATCTTGTATAAGTGATTCTATCCCCCATCTTGGATCAATCTTTTCTTCACGCTTTTGAACTTATGCACATTGCTTGCGTGAAAAACTTCTCCCCTATTggcccccccccacccccattTCTGTCGCACAACCTGTGACACACAcaagaaatttgacaaaaacaaaacctAAATTGGAAAATTTTCATAGATGGAACTCTCAATCCGTTTTTTCGGCTCCTCGTTCATCCATGATAGCGCGCCTGATTATGCTTCTTCGTTTTCTTGTCTGTTGTGTGCTGTGTCCAGTGTCCTTGTAAGTTTGCGTTTTTTGCTACCGCAGCCATTGGTGGTCCGTTGTCAGTCAGAGGGGCAGGAcgtgttgttttcttttgggtGAGTGCAGGCTCCCAGGGTTTTTGTCTCTTCTGTGCGTAGTAATCATTGATAGAGCaagagtattatttttttctaacaGGAGGAGCTAAGTACACAACTTTTGTATTTTATATATAGACAGAAGATACAaattactccatccgttccatattaattgtggCCCACGAGTCAATTGACTACACAGATATTTGGCGTCTACGCAACTAATAGCCCACTAGGCCATTAGCTCATATAACAAAACCAAGCAAATAAATGTTGGTTAGCTTCTCTAGTTCCTCCGAACGATCCAGTACAATAGAAGAGCCTCTCCAAAATAAATCCTCAATTGTTTAATTTGTCTCCATTTGTAAAGTTTGATGTCACAGGTTTATATTAAGtaccgaaatattacatgtacatcgatatttttagatatagatatattcatatttagacaaacttgagtcatttaatatagAACAAGGAAGTACCGGCTCCGTTGGTGGATATAATGATGAAAGCTGTCGCAGCTGGCAACCAAGGTTGGAATGCAACTATTGCCCAGTTTGAGAAGATAATTAGTATTAATTGTCGCAGCTGGCAACTAAGGTTGGAATGCAACTATTGCCCAGTTTGAGAAGATAATTAGTATTAACTGTCACGAGCATCCGCTAATCAAAACGCGGATGGGGTCACTGGGGTCAAAGCAGGAGCCCATATTTGTGTGCAGAGAGCGTGCACGCAAGATAAAATAAGCTTACCCTGTCCTCATGTTTCTTACCAGCGAGGTTCACCGAGGAGTAAAATTAAAAACACTGGACATGTCACCGGCGGAGGACCAGGCTGGCGAAGCCGGCATGGAAGAAGCGAAGgcggtcgtcggcgccggtgccggcgaggGAGGGAAAGGCACATGGAGGCACGCGGCGTTCCACGTGGCGACGACGATCGCCACACCGGCGGCCTATGCTCCCTTGCCCTTTGCTCTTGCATCCCTTGGCTGGCCTCTCGGTTAGCACTTAGCAGGCCATATGAAACTCTTTGGTTCTCTTGTGATCCAGTGATtaactgttttgttttttctttaaccACAGGTGTTTGCAGCTTGGTGATAGGAACACTGGTTGCCTGGTGTTCCAGCCTGGTAATTGCCTCGCTGTGGCAGTGGAATGGAGAGAAGCACACCAGCTACCGGCTGCTTGCAAAGAGCATCTTTGGTCAGTACAATTTTCTTCAGTCTGATAATACCGTAACAGCAGAAACACTGTCCGTATACAAAATTTGTCATCCTTATGACTCAATGAATGAGGGTTGTAAATCTGTGGTTTGTTGAAGGTCCCTGGGCCTACTGGTACGTGTCATTCTTCCAGCAAGTGGCATCAGTCGGCAACAACATCGCAATCCAGATTGCGGCTGGCAGCAGCCTCAAGGCCGTGTACAAGCACTACTACGCCGGCGGCGAAGGTGGCACGATGAAGCTACAGCACTTCATCCTTGTCTTCGGCGCATTCGAGCTGTTCCTCTCCCAGCTTCCCGACATCCACTCGCTCCGGTGGGTCAATGCTACCTGCACTGCTAGCACCATTGGGTTTGCCGGGACAGCCATTGGCGTCACATTATATGATGGTACTAGTAAATTCAGAAAATCTTCACTCTGCATGCACCGAAAGTCTGAAATTCCTTTTTGCTGAAAATACTGCAGGATATCAGGTTGACCGCAAGGAAGTTGGTTACGGTGTACAAGGAAGCACTGCAACTAAAATCTTCAGAGCTTTCAACGCACTGGGCACGATAGCGTTCTCATTTGGTGATGCAATGCTGCCAGAAATTCAGGTGCGCATCTGACATATTCGGTTAGTTGAGATCGATGTAGTGGCCAGTATACAGTCATTTTATTAAGCAAAATTGACTGGAATTCAGAGTACTGTGCGGGAACCGGTGAGGAGGAACATGTACACGGGCACTTCGGCAGCGTACATGTTGATCGTCATGTCCTACTGGACACTGTCATTCAGTGGTTACCGGGCATTTGGCTCTGGAGTCCAGCCCTATATCCTGTCCTCCCTGACCGTTCCAACATGGGCAATTATAATGGCAAACCTATTTGCAGTCATTCAGATCACAGGTTGCTTTCAGGTAACATACACCTCTTCCTTCCCTCAGTACATGTTTACGCAGTAAACCACCAAGTAACTCTATTTCTTCACCAAGATAGATATACTGCAGACCGACATACGCGCACTTTGAAGAGCTCCTTCAGGGGAGGAAGAACACTACTAGGTACAAAGCTTGGCTGTGGCGGTTTATGTATACTTCTGCATACATGGGGGTGATTACCCTCGTTTCCGCGGCAATGCCCTTCTTTGGGGACTTTGTGTCAATTTGTGGAGCAGTCGGTTTCACCCCTCTGGACTTTGTACTGCCAGCATTAGCATTTCTCAAGGTTGGGACGCTGCCTCAAAATCTGGGGACTCGCTGTGCTCTCAAGACCCTGGCCTCCACGGTCGCCGTTTTGTTCTCGGTCGTTGGACCTCTTGCTTGCATCGGCGCCATCAGAGCGATCGCACTCGACGTCAGGACCTACAAGTTCTTCCATGATATGTGATGGTAGTTAGGTAGCATAAGAGCATATCCAGCAGGTTCGCTAAAACTAGTTCTCTAAAACCAGTTTTAGGgataggagagagaaaaaattctctaaaaaaatgtgttcCTCTGCAGCAGGTTCTATAAAATTGGTTCTCtaaattttcttcttttctaaaACTCCTATAAACCACACAAACACTGAATTGATTTGACATTTCATATTATGGACTAAAAACATGAATGATAGCATGACACACAATTCATAACATTCCAACCCcataattttgaaaaattaaaatgtttgttcaaatatgaaaaatCACAACTACCAAAGTACATCATGACAATAAAAATGAAGATACTAGTGGCCATGTTGGCAATGAAACTTCCACAACTCCTCAACCAAATCATCTCGAAGTTGGTCATGAGACGCCTGGTTTTGGATCTGTCGGTGTACTTGAAGAAATCGCTGGATTCGGTCTTGATCTTCCCTTCTTGGCTTCACCCTTAGGGCATAAGACACATCCTAGCCACACTCATCTTCTATGATCATGTTGTGCAATATGATGCATGCTGGTTGTCATGATCGTCCATAGAATTTTCTCATCCCATAATCTAGCAGGCCCACGCACAATTGCAAACCGGGATTGCAACACCCCAAATGCTTTCTCCACATCTTTCAAGCTGCTTGAGCTGCTATGAACTGAACTCTCTCCCTGCCTTGGGGGTTGGAATATTGGCTTCACAATGGGTTGATCCCATCTACAAGATAGTATCCCATGGTGTATTTGTGCTCATTGGCTTCAAACTCCACATTAGGCACTTCTTCTCTTGCCAACCTAGCAAAGAGTGGTGACCGGTGCAATACATTGATGTCATTGTAAGAACCAGGCATCCCAAAGTAAGCATGCCATATCCACAACTCTTGATCATGCAATCCATGGAACTGAGCATACCTGGCTTCTGCCCGAGCCGACGCGGGGAGGCCGTCGGGGACCAAGTTCGGCCACCAGCAGGTCGACGTAGAGTTTTCAGGCAGCGTTGGTTCTCGTAGACAGCTGCGCCGGCCGAATCGACACCTCGACGCCAGAGCGAGCTGGTGGCAAGCGGCAGACGGGGGTTCGGTAGGGGGCTCGCCAGCCCAATTCACTGCGAGATGAGCTCGGGATGGGGCAGCGGAGGCACAGGGAGGTAGTGCAAGCGGCCGGAcatggccggcggcgtcggcgatAGATTTGGTGGAGGAGGGCCGGCGTGGCGGTTAATTTCTTGTGCGAGCTTTTTCTGGTTCAGGCAActggggtggggtggggggttGTTCCCTGCATTTGACGAAGAGGATagagaaaatagaaaatttaCTAAATAGAATTAGGGATTCGGATTGGGACAGGAACCTGCTGGATAGGGATTTTACCTCTTCTTAGGTAATGGTGATCGTTTTTAGAGGATGGGACTTTTAGAAAACCTGCTGGAGATGCCCTAAGCGTAGGGAACGACCCCCCGGCAGGGTGGGGGTGCATTACCATTCGGCTCCAAGTTGGCGATGCACCCCTCGCAGCAGCCGAACTCCAAGGCGCCGGCCCGAACAATGGCCCAGCTTTGTCCGCTTGATGTTACCTGGGTCTGTTTTTAATCTGCTGCCACCGTTGTTTCAGATCGTTGCGTGCACATAAAAAAGGTTTGGTAGTGTTGTAAAACCAtaaatttctttgttttcattcAGTATAACTAAGATTAAGATTGGAAACAATAAAGGGACAtcaatttgtttatttttttggcgGAGTGATTGTGACTGTCCAGTCCCGCTGGTCTTAAATATCTGCTCTTTCCCTTCCAGTCTACGTAtataactctttttttttcctgtgcGAGTATTTGCGCTTTTGCAAACAATTTTGTTCCTGACATTCAAAAGCGCCCAGTGTATCCACACGGGCTTCAGGTTCAGAGCAAATGGAAAAACAGCTTGTGAAAATGGAAGAATGACTCAAAGGGCCTTTCTCTAACCATACACCATGCAGGAGTTCAGCACTCTGTTTATTTCTCATTTAGCTTACAGCTCTTACTCGTTCTAAACCTTCGCGCTGTTTGGAGCGTGCTCACATCACTCCATGTACCTTACACAGGAGTATTAAGATTGTCTGCCCCTCTGTAAAACTCCTTGTACATTTTGTTCGTGAACCTTTGATGCAAAGAGTCTCTGTAGACACGTTTGACAGATCTGAACTTATCAAGAACCTCCTACGCCAAGTCTCCCGACGTTGAATGCTTACCTTTTCAATGGTCAATCCTTCGGTTAACCTGAACTCCTGAAGCAATCGATGCCTATGTTCTCAACGCTAGCTAGAACACCTAATTGAAGCAAACATTACATTTCAACCACTGCTTGCATGGAACATATTTACACCATGCCAGTTTCAGGAGGAATGATCAAACCATGTCAAATTTGGAAAATTAGATTGTGCTACATACAGCAAGGCGTCTCAGACCAAGGTCTCACATCACCACATACAATGGTTGTAGGTGTGCATAACATTGTGATGATAAGAGGTAGCATGAAACGGAGTATCTCAATTCTCAAGTTGCTGACACGGATAGTAGCAAACTCAAGGGTTAAGATTCTGAAACAGCTCAGGTAGATGAGCATTCGTTAGCTTGGTCCTTTTGGTGATCTCACGGTTCTTCTTCTTAGGCTTAGCCTTGGGTTTCACACCGTGGATCTGGGCTGCTGCTCGTCTTTTGGTGGTGTTGGTCATGGGCTTCATGCCGTTCTTCTGGAGCTCTTTTTCAATATCAACCATATCACGCGGTAGTTCGATGCCCCGGAAGAGCTCCTTCAGGTCATCGTCAACCTTGATCTTCACTTTTAGATCATTAGGGTAAACAATGTCTTCCTGGGAATCCATGTTTGACAACAACCAAACTTCACCTGCTGCCTTCAGAGCCTACAGGCCAGCAGTACTTGAGATTGCCCATCATAAGAAATACACAAAATATAACGTACGTGCACGAAAACAATAAGGGTATTCAAGATCGCCAACAATTAGAAACATAAATCTGTAGAAACACATGCGTTCCACAATATACAAGATTTAGCCTGGTCAACTCATGGTTTTAATATTTATATGGGCATTGCACCGATTTAACAAAACTTAAGGGCAACTAAATCTATAAACTCCTTGATACGGTACATACCAACTTGAACATTCAATATAGGCTACAAGACCAAAAGAAACTCATGTGAACTATTGTTGTTTATGGACACCCTTTGTTGTTATAGAGCTTGCAGGCCTTGTGCTCACTAATATACAAGTTCTGTTATCCAGAAGGATCCTAACTACATTGAAGTGATTTTATGACATTGATAATTCTGTAGGTCTAGATGCTAAAAAACAGAACTGTGTACATCAATCTTGCCATGGTTGACTGCTAAATGTGACCAGTATGGCACTCTGAAGTCCAGAGTTAAAATAAGAAGTACCccctccgtcctatattaactgccgaaatattacatgtatctagacgctttttaggtatagatacatccatatttgggcaaatttgagtcactaaatatgggacggagggagtatctcgCCCATATCGGTATCGGACGGATACAGACACGGTCATTTTTCCAAAATGAGGATACGCGGATACGTTTGagtaattttaaaaaataaaaataaaatcaatatGAACATGAAATTGTGAAATGATCAAATGAAGTTCAAGTTCAGCAATGCATACAAGCACAACATAGCAAAGTAGCAAACACAAACAACAGGTCTACCCTAAGTACTACTACTTATATCGTTGTACAACATAACAAATTTAATTAAGTTTCAGCTGGGCCGTATCCTTAAAAGACTCCAAGATGTATCCACCGAGTTTCCATCtttaaaatcttttttttttgcttaatCCCACGATACTCCAGGGATACGTATCGAAGTGTATCAGATACGTATCCCGTATCAGATACGTATCGGACACCGGTACGCGCACAAAGTGAAGTATCTGTGTTTTCAGGGGGGGTATTATCATTGGGTGGAAGAACAACAAACATCCAAGTAAACTGCTGATGCAAGCATGGGCCGCACGATGTTAGAACATTTAACAATATGCAAAGCTTTAGAGCACTTGGTTGTATGATTCATTCAAATAATTATATAGTTGGGTACCATGTAGAACAGTTAAGTAGCACATGGTATCCAAGAAAAACATCAAATCATCAGTCCAAGAGAATTAGGGTTACCTGCAAATCTTCCAGTACAGTTGGG includes:
- the LOC100836350 gene encoding myosin-binding protein 1 → MAAKTGVRSQDLSQQFWSTLSRALSELCIIILLHVAAAASYAATGLARISKLRAPCTLCSRLDHALHGKPWFSADLVCAAHRSEISSLAYCRSHCNLAHSDDLCKRCLAACTTSGFTDEVNNSQSGLRSRRSCSCCSEPFKKSRNAQKLSVSANVVQSSQTVHGSSESKQRSKVAVVDENNLAMPTKAVPEQDHSKEKTFVVGIEEVSESDGASANTGTSKPTPSGSAIPSRIFVDRNSSIKNTFISRVNLPSPRPSEIISARDNNSTTQQEVKALLTQMSSVRGIDYSWSEGATSPDTSAFIDENNGTIRRPSLERNYSVLEPSDANIGEAEGEISLESLKRQLELNKKSMSALYKELDEERSASAIAASQAMAMINRLHQEKAAMQMEALQYLRMMEEQADHDHEAIQNLHDLLTEREKELLDMDAELDNCRRVLQHEPFNGGKFDDANTIDNTSGYDRGMSFDVLNGSDFVTGSDFVAGSDFVASSMSGFEDEKAYILEALGGLEEKLRISTDRLASDDANKNQGDRVFGDHTEDESTSLEQPAEENRKDECSCSPFDSDKVNEVTSFKDEILLLDTRVKALEDDHEFLKRVLSSLKGSTDGLQCVREITSHLQELRRVAVQ
- the LOC100836655 gene encoding GABA transporter 1 — its product is MFLTSEVHRGVKLKTLDMSPAEDQAGEAGMEEAKAVVGAGAGEGGKGTWRHAAFHVATTIATPAAYAPLPFALASLGWPLGVCSLVIGTLVAWCSSLVIASLWQWNGEKHTSYRLLAKSIFGPWAYWYVSFFQQVASVGNNIAIQIAAGSSLKAVYKHYYAGGEGGTMKLQHFILVFGAFELFLSQLPDIHSLRWVNATCTASTIGFAGTAIGVTLYDGYQVDRKEVGYGVQGSTATKIFRAFNALGTIAFSFGDAMLPEIQSTVREPVRRNMYTGTSAAYMLIVMSYWTLSFSGYRAFGSGVQPYILSSLTVPTWAIIMANLFAVIQITGCFQIYCRPTYAHFEELLQGRKNTTRYKAWLWRFMYTSAYMGVITLVSAAMPFFGDFVSICGAVGFTPLDFVLPALAFLKVGTLPQNLGTRCALKTLASTVAVLFSVVGPLACIGAIRAIALDVRTYKFFHDM